In one Candidatus Nitronereus thalassa genomic region, the following are encoded:
- a CDS encoding type II secretion system protein encodes MMWKIRNPHGMTMIEMIGVLGVIAVLAAMIIPRVFDVITDSKIDALATATHTYEIGVTKYYGDVGSLLPLDSVGVPQVEGTGDSTIETSLASRLTLSSTDPLVLGTNLWPKFQGPYLEKFNSSLPPEIGTKMFLPTSIPVPLLTPVTPSNIGWDLKGNDGNSDIPTDAHVAFFKLQGIGEEDFLKLDKVIDPLIGTTDAERKLRGRAKWDVANEGTLLLYIAHR; translated from the coding sequence ATGATGTGGAAGATTCGAAATCCTCACGGAATGACGATGATCGAAATGATCGGTGTCCTTGGCGTGATTGCGGTGTTAGCGGCCATGATAATTCCCCGTGTCTTTGATGTCATTACCGATTCGAAGATTGATGCGTTGGCGACGGCCACACACACCTATGAAATCGGTGTGACGAAATATTATGGGGATGTCGGTTCGCTGCTTCCGCTCGATTCGGTTGGTGTCCCGCAGGTAGAGGGCACGGGAGATTCAACGATCGAGACCTCCTTGGCGTCACGGTTGACCTTGAGTTCGACCGATCCACTTGTATTAGGCACCAACCTGTGGCCAAAATTTCAAGGTCCCTATTTGGAGAAATTCAATTCCTCTCTGCCCCCCGAGATCGGGACGAAAATGTTTCTTCCTACAAGCATTCCCGTCCCTCTCCTGACTCCCGTCACGCCCAGCAATATCGGCTGGGATCTCAAAGGGAATGATGGAAACAGCGATATCCCCACGGATGCTCATGTGGCCTTTTTCAAACTTCAGGGCATTGGAGAAGAGGATTTTCTGAAACTGGACAAAGTGATTGATCCGTTAATTGGAACGACCGATGCCGAGCGGAAACTCCGAGGCCGGGCCAAATGGGACGTAGCCAACGAGGGTACTCTCCTTCTGTATATAGCTCATCGATAG
- a CDS encoding molybdopterin-dependent oxidoreductase — MDEWPVGISRRRFLRTGVALGAVGLINPKSLMASEAPYVDLPFARGRRPLVAFPQKRPLMVMTTRPPQLETPFHIFNEHIFTPNDAFFVRWHLANIPASVDVQTFRLAVRGRVNQTLSLSLEDLKNKFEQVEVAAVCQCGGNSRGFFEPRVPGGQWGNGAMGNAKWVGVRLRDVLERAGIPEDAMHVRFDGLDQPVADVTPDFKKSLDLDVAMHPDVLVAHTMNGEPLPLLNGFPLRLVVPGWYATYWIKMLSDIEVLNEPDHNFWMGKAYRLPADPCGCIQPGDSLTRSVPIGKMTVRSFITNVTQGGTVPSGVSTTIKGIAFDEGYGIDRVLFSLDGGVHWQTARLGQDYGDYSFRPWEAQFTPVRGQTYTLQSLAVNRIGESQRFSARWNPSGYLRNAVETLTVRGA; from the coding sequence ATGGATGAATGGCCTGTCGGAATCAGCCGTCGGAGATTTTTGAGGACAGGGGTGGCTCTTGGGGCTGTCGGACTCATCAACCCGAAGAGTCTGATGGCCAGCGAAGCGCCTTATGTAGATTTGCCGTTTGCTCGGGGCCGTCGTCCGCTCGTGGCATTTCCACAAAAGCGACCTTTAATGGTCATGACCACCAGACCTCCACAATTAGAAACGCCGTTTCATATTTTTAACGAACATATCTTTACACCAAACGATGCGTTTTTTGTTCGGTGGCATTTGGCAAACATCCCGGCCTCGGTTGATGTTCAGACATTTCGTCTTGCGGTACGAGGACGAGTGAATCAGACCTTGTCGCTCAGCCTAGAAGATCTCAAGAACAAATTTGAGCAAGTCGAAGTCGCGGCCGTGTGTCAATGTGGAGGCAATAGTCGTGGATTTTTTGAGCCGCGTGTGCCTGGTGGACAATGGGGAAACGGGGCAATGGGAAACGCCAAATGGGTAGGCGTTCGACTTCGAGATGTACTGGAAAGAGCTGGCATTCCTGAAGATGCCATGCACGTCCGGTTTGACGGACTCGATCAGCCTGTCGCGGACGTGACTCCGGATTTTAAAAAGTCATTGGATCTTGATGTTGCGATGCACCCTGATGTGTTGGTGGCGCATACGATGAATGGTGAGCCATTGCCATTGTTAAATGGCTTTCCTCTTCGACTGGTTGTGCCGGGATGGTATGCAACCTATTGGATCAAGATGCTCAGTGATATCGAAGTGCTCAATGAACCTGATCATAATTTTTGGATGGGAAAAGCCTATCGATTGCCAGCCGATCCCTGCGGGTGTATTCAACCTGGAGATTCCCTTACGCGTTCGGTTCCGATTGGAAAAATGACAGTACGCTCGTTTATCACGAATGTGACGCAAGGAGGAACGGTGCCAAGTGGAGTCTCTACGACTATCAAAGGTATCGCATTTGATGAAGGATATGGTATTGATCGAGTCCTCTTCTCATTAGATGGCGGGGTGCATTGGCAGACCGCTCGATTGGGTCAGGATTATGGCGACTATAGTTTCCGTCCATGGGAAGCGCAGTTTACCCCTGTGAGAGGCCAAACCTATACCTTGCAGTCGCTTGCGGTGAATCGGATAGGTGAATCTCAACGGTTCAGCGCACGATGGAACCCAAGCGGATATCTTCGTAATGCTGTGGAAACGCTGACGGTCAGAGGCGCCTAA
- a CDS encoding c-type cytochrome: MKVFSHRAGKGWTNMRLALMGSLVLMLGCSTNLWAADEQQAEMMVKNVCATCHKFQGDPESRFNLKAPDLMWGGSKYQHKWLVDFLMGKEKMLYVKSYRWDQGWEPDVHIKLPEDQAEAIAAYLEKHYIDPRVKVGAFDLTKVTKKDFQDGAFIYKEHACIGCHTIEENGQLVGGPQSVDLSESGRRYNQDWLFRFGINPQDFTPHSGEFLADATEPQLRSVIGYLMTLGVPDFKFYEPWKSPEFQMASVDRGKVIYKEYCSQCHGATGKGDGPGASGLSPKPAIHANMAFDKLPMEYLYNVIYHGGRSVGKSTSMPYWSLTIHQQGVADVIAYLKVTFKGSPEMAAATTGEGPSGVCPQPRKTKNAPGNIRNMTNPLPADSTNIKAGETLFQQTAQPLACMNCHGVKGDGKGPMGGALNPHPRNFTCGETMKDISDGQMFWIIKNGSKGTGMMAFPMMPDNQIWQLIHYIRTLAK; encoded by the coding sequence ATGAAGGTATTCTCGCATCGGGCCGGTAAAGGTTGGACAAACATGAGATTGGCATTGATGGGAAGTCTCGTTCTTATGTTGGGTTGTAGCACCAATCTGTGGGCAGCTGACGAACAACAGGCTGAAATGATGGTCAAGAATGTCTGCGCGACGTGCCATAAATTCCAGGGTGATCCGGAAAGCCGGTTTAATTTGAAAGCCCCCGACCTCATGTGGGGAGGAAGTAAATACCAGCATAAATGGTTGGTCGACTTTCTGATGGGCAAGGAAAAAATGCTCTATGTCAAGAGCTATCGGTGGGATCAGGGCTGGGAGCCGGATGTGCATATCAAGCTTCCTGAGGACCAAGCCGAAGCGATCGCCGCCTATTTGGAAAAACATTACATTGATCCACGAGTGAAAGTTGGCGCCTTTGATCTCACCAAGGTGACGAAAAAAGATTTTCAGGATGGGGCGTTCATTTATAAGGAACATGCGTGCATCGGATGCCACACGATTGAAGAAAATGGTCAGCTGGTGGGAGGACCCCAGAGCGTGGATTTATCTGAATCGGGAAGGCGATATAACCAGGATTGGCTATTTCGGTTTGGGATTAATCCGCAAGATTTCACCCCGCACAGCGGAGAATTTCTGGCAGATGCCACGGAACCTCAGCTCCGAAGCGTTATCGGATATTTAATGACGCTGGGCGTCCCCGATTTTAAATTTTATGAACCATGGAAGAGCCCAGAGTTTCAGATGGCAAGTGTGGATCGAGGAAAAGTCATCTACAAAGAATATTGCTCACAATGTCATGGCGCGACCGGAAAAGGAGACGGTCCAGGCGCTTCCGGATTAAGTCCCAAGCCGGCGATTCATGCGAACATGGCCTTTGATAAATTGCCCATGGAGTATCTCTACAATGTGATCTATCACGGTGGACGCAGCGTAGGGAAATCTACCAGCATGCCCTATTGGAGTCTCACCATTCACCAGCAAGGGGTGGCTGATGTCATTGCCTACCTGAAGGTGACTTTTAAGGGCTCACCGGAAATGGCCGCAGCGACCACCGGAGAGGGGCCGTCGGGCGTGTGTCCACAACCACGTAAAACAAAAAACGCCCCAGGTAACATTCGAAACATGACCAACCCGTTACCAGCGGATTCAACCAATATCAAAGCCGGGGAAACCCTCTTTCAGCAAACCGCTCAACCATTGGCCTGCATGAATTGTCATGGGGTGAAAGGCGATGGGAAGGGACCCATGGGGGGGGCTTTGAATCCGCATCCACGAAATTTCACTTGTGGCGAAACCATGAAAGATATTTCCGATGGACAGATGTTTTGGATTATTAAAAACGGGTCCAAGGGTACAGGCATGATGGCCTTTCCTATGATGCCGGATAACCAAATCTGGCAGTTAATTCATTACATTAGGACCTTGGCGAAATAA
- a CDS encoding EAL domain-containing protein, translating into MNISSSQFARSVILVADDDPTIRLLVSEALGGVGYQVEEAEDGNQALAILGVMKADLILLDVTMPGKSGFEVCEALRRIPGYEQIPVLMATGHDDVESIRKAFEVGASDFLTKPINWELLPHRINFLIRAHRDEKERKRAQEEILRLNHQTQLLLNSAGEGICGLDTSGRITFMNTSASQLLGYEQGELLSEPIHKLLSQTMELSHPHDLSTIPIYLPLVDQRIHRSSEEIFFRKDHTPLMVEYVCTPTKLGDQITGAVVVFRDISAKSAMERRERAHYTITRILAECPNADEALPRIVESICHILNWDLGIIWKASQDKSFLTFLDARSPSSPQFVSFIDHCQHTSIPLGMGLAGQVWASGNPEWVEELHAAKGFLEWESFDHSELTSAFGFPIMAGKSIVAIMEFFSRTPQKIDEDLLALFQAVGSQVGHLLDRKQAVDALRESQNQLIQAQKIAQLGYWQWDLSSSTFHISEETRRLLGETFTSFTGTHEEFVQAIHPNDREDRNQTIQQALNARTSYSLEYRLVGEEGQERIISELGELILDDLGRPIQITGVIQDITERKYKEYQIHTLAHYDTLTNLPNRLMFHTLLEQSLATSQRQNQPLAILLLNIDRFTRINETLGYRTGDLLLQEIGKRLLRSIRRTDAVARHNETDSSTTISRFGGDEFTILLTSFKSVENAAKVARRVIARLAQPFHIGSQEIFITTSIGISLYPNDGNNEETLLQNAQVALQHAKDNGRNISHYFSPNMNASSSAKLTMESNLHKAIERSEFLLYYQPQIDIQERQIVGVEALIRWQHPELGIVSPGDFIPLAEESGLIKSIGEWALHTACQQHQRWQEQGLPPIRIGVNLSSLQFRDQDWVMTIDKVLKEGLLDPRYLELELTEGIVMRDVEETMNTLHYLKKLGIKLAIDDFGTGYSSLSYLKRLPLDTIKIDQAFIKDLTTNEQDASITKAIIALGHSLDLRVIAEGVETEGQFRHLEEQGCDEIQGYFFSPAVPANAIVQLFESQFAALLPHPDLILA; encoded by the coding sequence GTTGAGTCCATCAGAAAAGCATTTGAAGTCGGCGCCTCAGATTTTCTCACCAAACCTATTAACTGGGAACTCCTTCCCCATCGAATTAACTTCTTGATTCGGGCTCACCGGGATGAAAAAGAGCGCAAGCGCGCTCAAGAAGAAATCCTCCGCCTGAATCACCAAACACAGTTGCTTCTAAACTCGGCTGGGGAAGGCATTTGTGGCTTAGACACCTCTGGACGAATCACATTCATGAATACATCGGCTTCCCAATTGCTCGGGTATGAGCAGGGCGAACTTCTGAGTGAACCCATCCATAAGCTGTTGTCCCAGACCATGGAGCTTTCCCACCCTCATGACCTTTCCACCATACCCATCTATCTTCCTCTGGTGGACCAAAGAATCCACCGAAGCTCAGAGGAAATCTTTTTCAGGAAAGATCATACTCCATTGATGGTCGAATACGTCTGCACGCCCACGAAACTCGGCGATCAGATTACCGGAGCCGTTGTGGTCTTTCGAGATATCAGCGCCAAAAGCGCCATGGAGCGCCGGGAACGGGCCCATTATACGATCACCAGAATTCTGGCCGAATGCCCGAATGCTGATGAAGCGCTTCCTCGCATTGTGGAATCCATTTGTCACATTTTGAACTGGGATTTGGGCATTATCTGGAAAGCCAGCCAGGACAAATCGTTTTTAACGTTTTTGGATGCTCGGTCGCCTTCGTCACCACAATTCGTCTCGTTCATTGACCACTGCCAACACACCTCCATTCCCCTCGGCATGGGTTTAGCCGGACAGGTGTGGGCCTCGGGAAATCCAGAGTGGGTTGAAGAACTCCACGCCGCGAAGGGTTTCCTCGAATGGGAATCCTTCGACCATTCAGAACTCACTAGTGCGTTTGGTTTTCCGATCATGGCGGGAAAATCCATCGTGGCCATCATGGAGTTTTTTAGTCGAACCCCTCAAAAAATTGATGAGGATTTATTGGCCTTATTTCAAGCCGTGGGCAGTCAAGTCGGCCACTTGCTAGATAGGAAACAAGCCGTCGATGCCCTTCGAGAAAGTCAAAATCAACTGATTCAAGCCCAAAAGATTGCCCAACTTGGTTACTGGCAATGGGATTTAAGCTCCTCCACCTTCCATATTTCAGAGGAAACCCGCCGATTACTTGGCGAAACCTTTACCAGCTTCACCGGCACCCATGAAGAATTTGTCCAAGCCATTCACCCCAATGATCGTGAAGACCGCAACCAAACCATTCAACAGGCCCTGAATGCCCGAACATCCTATAGCCTGGAGTACCGACTCGTGGGTGAAGAGGGCCAAGAACGAATCATTTCCGAATTAGGCGAACTGATTCTCGATGATCTCGGGAGACCCATTCAAATCACCGGTGTCATTCAAGACATTACCGAACGCAAATACAAAGAATATCAAATTCACACCCTCGCGCATTACGACACGCTCACGAATCTTCCGAATCGGCTGATGTTTCACACGTTACTGGAGCAATCTCTCGCCACCAGCCAGCGACAGAATCAACCCCTGGCTATCTTGCTGCTGAACATCGATCGGTTTACGCGCATTAATGAAACCCTGGGATATCGCACCGGAGACCTGCTCCTCCAGGAAATTGGGAAACGATTACTTCGATCAATTCGCCGGACTGATGCGGTAGCCCGACATAACGAAACCGACTCCTCGACGACGATTTCCCGATTTGGGGGTGATGAGTTTACTATTCTGCTCACCAGTTTCAAATCGGTGGAAAACGCCGCCAAGGTTGCCCGACGTGTGATTGCCCGACTGGCCCAACCCTTTCACATTGGAAGCCAAGAGATCTTTATCACCACTAGCATTGGGATCAGCCTTTATCCCAACGATGGCAACAACGAGGAAACGCTCCTCCAAAATGCCCAAGTCGCGCTCCAACATGCCAAAGACAATGGTCGCAATATCAGCCATTATTTTTCACCAAACATGAATGCGTCTTCCTCCGCCAAGCTCACCATGGAAAGTAATTTACATAAGGCCATCGAACGGTCGGAGTTTCTCCTCTACTATCAACCGCAAATTGATATTCAAGAAAGACAGATCGTGGGAGTGGAAGCCCTGATTCGTTGGCAGCATCCGGAACTCGGCATCGTATCGCCGGGAGATTTTATTCCGTTGGCCGAAGAATCTGGACTGATTAAATCCATCGGAGAATGGGCCTTACACACCGCCTGCCAGCAACACCAACGATGGCAGGAACAAGGCCTTCCTCCCATCCGTATCGGGGTCAACCTCTCCAGTTTGCAATTTCGAGATCAGGATTGGGTCATGACCATTGACAAGGTTCTGAAAGAAGGTCTGCTCGACCCACGCTATCTTGAACTTGAGCTGACCGAAGGAATTGTCATGCGAGACGTGGAAGAAACCATGAACACCCTCCACTACCTGAAAAAGTTGGGCATCAAATTAGCCATTGATGATTTTGGCACCGGATATTCTTCGCTGAGTTATCTTAAACGCTTGCCACTCGATACGATTAAAATTGACCAGGCCTTCATTAAAGACCTCACCACCAACGAACAGGATGCGTCGATCACCAAAGCCATTATCGCCTTAGGCCACAGCCTGGATCTTCGGGTCATCGCCGAAGGCGTCGAAACCGAGGGACAGTTTCGCCATCTCGAAGAACAGGGCTGTGACGAAATTCAGGGGTACTTTTTTAGCCCCGCGGTTCCTGCCAATGCCATCGTGCAATTGTTCGAATCACAATTCGCCGCTCTCCTTCCACACCCAGACTTGATACTGGCGTAG
- a CDS encoding sulfite exporter TauE/SafE family protein: MDLQTFLALLTGGVVGIILGATGAGGSILAIPLLVYLVGVPVQEATLTSLVVVGCSSLLGVLRKNRDHHVKGRAALVFSSTGLLGAWVGAFGHTWIQENTILLLFGVLMVGVSVWSLVRRNFPVPEQVEGCAREFSLMCVGRALSIGFGVGILTGFFGIGGGFLIVPALIGVLGFPAHYAVGTSLMIIALTTVGGILGHLEIASMELGLTAIVVAGSVLGIFAGISLSKKIDQRRFATVFGMMTGIIGTGMILETLHHVVW; the protein is encoded by the coding sequence ATGGATCTGCAAACTTTCCTGGCTCTACTAACCGGTGGGGTGGTCGGCATAATCCTTGGGGCCACCGGCGCTGGCGGTTCGATTCTGGCGATTCCCCTGTTGGTGTATCTGGTAGGGGTCCCTGTTCAAGAAGCGACACTGACTTCCCTTGTGGTGGTCGGGTGTTCCTCCTTATTAGGGGTGTTAAGGAAAAATCGTGATCATCACGTGAAAGGAAGAGCCGCCTTGGTCTTTAGTTCAACGGGATTGTTAGGAGCCTGGGTTGGTGCCTTTGGGCATACATGGATTCAGGAAAACACGATCCTGCTTTTGTTCGGTGTCTTGATGGTTGGGGTGAGTGTCTGGTCGTTGGTGCGGAGAAATTTTCCCGTACCCGAACAAGTGGAGGGATGTGCCCGGGAATTTTCTCTGATGTGTGTGGGCCGGGCGTTGAGTATTGGTTTTGGGGTGGGAATCCTCACTGGATTTTTTGGCATTGGAGGAGGGTTTCTCATCGTCCCGGCGTTGATCGGGGTATTGGGCTTCCCGGCTCATTACGCGGTTGGAACGTCATTGATGATCATTGCGCTCACGACGGTGGGTGGCATTCTTGGTCACTTGGAAATTGCTTCGATGGAATTGGGACTGACGGCCATTGTGGTCGCGGGAAGCGTTTTAGGGATTTTTGCAGGAATCTCGTTGAGTAAGAAAATTGATCAGCGACGCTTTGCCACGGTATTCGGTATGATGACCGGCATCATTGGAACCGGAATGATTCTAGAAACCCTCCATCATGTTGTGTGGTAG
- a CDS encoding c-type cytochrome, with translation MQIFVIIALMVLGFSVSVDAFNKKERQSTITFPLDPITFQSAPGSQIATSYCLICHSAEYVYMQPPHPRERWEEIVLKMKQVFGCPIPESDIPALSTYLVSQNKIQPRVELKKVKAEPALEAVQESPSSSGNASSGKRVFGTYCVNCHGQLGKGDGPIGQSLVPPAANLTLLGKKSDNEILDAIRKGRPGTAMPSWKNDLSTQDILDVLAYIRTLAL, from the coding sequence ATGCAAATATTCGTGATCATCGCGTTGATGGTGTTGGGGTTCTCGGTGAGCGTTGACGCTTTCAATAAGAAAGAACGTCAATCCACGATTACCTTTCCTTTAGATCCCATCACGTTTCAATCTGCGCCTGGGAGTCAAATAGCCACCTCATATTGTCTGATTTGCCATTCTGCGGAATATGTATACATGCAGCCGCCCCATCCACGCGAAAGGTGGGAGGAAATCGTTCTCAAAATGAAACAGGTGTTTGGCTGTCCCATTCCTGAATCTGACATTCCAGCCCTTTCGACGTATTTGGTCAGTCAAAATAAGATTCAGCCTCGGGTCGAATTGAAAAAAGTGAAAGCCGAACCCGCCTTGGAAGCTGTTCAGGAGAGCCCATCTTCCTCTGGTAATGCAAGCAGTGGAAAAAGAGTATTTGGCACGTATTGTGTGAATTGCCACGGACAATTGGGAAAAGGGGATGGACCCATTGGACAATCACTCGTCCCTCCAGCAGCAAACCTGACGCTGCTTGGGAAAAAATCAGATAATGAAATCCTGGATGCCATTCGAAAGGGGCGGCCAGGGACTGCTATGCCTTCGTGGAAAAATGATCTCTCCACTCAAGACATTCTTGACGTCCTTGCCTATATACGAACGCTTGCATTGTAA